One genomic window of Cystobacter fuscus DSM 2262 includes the following:
- a CDS encoding serine/threonine-protein kinase yields MPCPSCGTETGDASNYCPSCGATLARGDQDEYIGRTLARKYKVEALIGEGGMGKVYRARQEALDKLVVLKVLRRSLLNDERTVARFKREAKAASRLNHPNSISILDFGQAEDGALFIAMEFVPGQDLHTVLSKEGPLSEPRIARIVSQVLSALNDAHGAGVIHRDLKPENIMVEQRRNEPDCVKVLDFGIAKIQDGGNDDGPALTRTGFVCGTPEYMSPEQARGGSLDHRSDLYAVGVILYQLVTGRLPFESDTAVGFATKHLTEEPVPPSRRRPEVRVSPGMERLIMRALSKSPDDRPQDAEAFRAELLAVAQERERRHAPSGSTGRRPAQGLAPLPRRGTPPPNTLSTEITDTNWNGSPEPTVKAPLERTQATAPVPRAPPERTQIAPAPRPERDRSSTASVSVMRVPERTPPPVFNAPLNDKTEAILLTLPSPEPESEPGGGFGVIKAFVLTLALGTLALVGYWLYTSWSEQARAKPFKLPTNAPIPGQDTGAYEPKPGVPLYEQVIPPRRRDEREALRRKQAGYEAYKNGNLDLAATEYRNAFGLDPTPELSLMLGEVYWARGITDEARGWWRRHLRDAPDSKARATLLLKDPGLAEPATP; encoded by the coding sequence TTGCCTTGCCCCAGCTGCGGCACCGAGACCGGTGACGCCTCCAACTACTGTCCTTCCTGCGGCGCCACGCTCGCGCGTGGAGATCAGGACGAGTACATCGGCCGCACGCTCGCCCGGAAGTACAAGGTCGAGGCCCTCATTGGCGAGGGGGGCATGGGCAAGGTGTACCGTGCCCGTCAGGAGGCGCTGGACAAGCTGGTGGTGCTCAAGGTGCTGCGCCGCTCGCTGCTCAACGACGAGCGCACCGTGGCGCGCTTCAAGCGCGAGGCCAAGGCCGCCAGCCGCCTCAACCACCCCAACTCCATCAGCATCCTCGACTTCGGCCAGGCCGAGGACGGGGCGCTCTTCATCGCGATGGAGTTCGTGCCGGGGCAGGATCTGCACACCGTGCTCAGCAAGGAGGGGCCGCTGAGCGAGCCGCGCATCGCGCGCATCGTCAGCCAGGTGCTCTCCGCCCTCAACGACGCGCACGGCGCCGGCGTCATCCACCGGGACTTGAAGCCCGAGAACATCATGGTGGAGCAGCGCCGCAACGAGCCGGACTGCGTCAAGGTGCTCGACTTCGGCATCGCGAAGATCCAGGACGGCGGCAACGACGACGGACCGGCGCTCACGCGCACCGGCTTCGTGTGCGGCACCCCCGAGTACATGTCGCCCGAGCAGGCCAGGGGCGGCTCGTTGGATCACCGCTCGGACCTGTACGCGGTGGGCGTCATCCTCTACCAGCTCGTCACCGGGCGGCTGCCCTTCGAGTCCGACACCGCGGTGGGCTTCGCCACCAAGCACCTCACCGAGGAGCCGGTTCCTCCCTCGCGCCGCCGTCCGGAGGTGCGCGTGTCGCCGGGCATGGAGCGGCTCATCATGCGGGCGCTCTCCAAGAGCCCGGACGACCGGCCCCAGGACGCGGAGGCCTTCCGGGCGGAGCTGCTCGCGGTGGCCCAGGAGCGTGAGCGCCGCCACGCGCCCTCGGGCTCCACGGGCCGGCGCCCGGCGCAGGGGCTCGCGCCGCTGCCGCGCCGGGGCACGCCCCCGCCCAATACCCTGAGCACGGAGATCACCGACACGAACTGGAACGGTTCGCCCGAGCCCACCGTGAAGGCCCCGCTCGAGCGCACGCAGGCGACCGCTCCCGTGCCCCGGGCGCCGCCCGAGCGCACGCAGATCGCCCCCGCGCCCCGGCCCGAGCGCGATCGCTCCTCCACCGCGTCCGTCTCCGTGATGCGCGTGCCCGAGCGCACTCCTCCCCCGGTCTTCAACGCCCCGCTCAACGACAAGACCGAGGCGATCCTCCTCACCCTGCCGTCGCCCGAGCCCGAGTCCGAGCCGGGAGGTGGCTTCGGGGTGATCAAGGCGTTCGTGCTCACCCTGGCGCTGGGCACGCTCGCCCTGGTGGGCTACTGGCTGTACACGAGCTGGAGCGAGCAGGCGCGCGCCAAGCCCTTCAAACTGCCGACCAACGCGCCCATTCCGGGGCAGGACACCGGGGCCTACGAGCCCAAGCCCGGTGTGCCGCTGTACGAGCAGGTCATCCCGCCCCGCCGGCGCGACGAGCGCGAGGCGCTGCGGCGCAAGCAGGCGGGGTACGAGGCCTACAAGAACGGCAACCTGGATCTGGCGGCCACCGAGTACCGCAACGCCTTCGGGTTGGATCCGACGCCGGAGCTGTCGTTGATGCTCGGCGAGGTGTACTGGGCGCGGGGTATCACCGACGAGGCGCGGGGGTGGTGGCGCAGGCACCTGCGCGACGCGCCGGACTCCAAGGCGCGCGCCACGTTGCTGCTCAAGGATCCGGGCCTCGCCGAGCCCGCGACCCCGTAG
- a CDS encoding FHA domain-containing protein yields MPHCPRCDAENPDSATTCHACSAPLRSGTMVMAATKPVLRPQVSLRVVRADGGPESVVKMTRDTLTCGPQGDLPLVDDPFIMPVQARFFFSGGRLAMEDVGGANGVFARLRQERELPVGGELRLGRQRLVLEPIPAAAVGPGGAHIWGSADPGYRLRLVQILEGGIRGAAFPLKEGDNHLGREHGEITFPTDGFVSGRHALLHVKQDRLRVKDVGSSNGTFLRLTGPVFVENGDHFLIGRQLLRVEIQLAA; encoded by the coding sequence ATGCCACACTGTCCCCGCTGCGACGCCGAGAATCCCGATTCCGCCACCACCTGCCATGCCTGTAGCGCGCCCCTGCGCTCGGGAACCATGGTGATGGCCGCCACCAAGCCCGTGCTCCGTCCCCAGGTCTCCCTGCGGGTGGTGCGGGCCGACGGGGGCCCGGAATCCGTGGTGAAGATGACCCGGGACACCCTCACCTGTGGCCCCCAGGGGGATCTGCCGCTCGTGGACGATCCCTTCATCATGCCCGTGCAGGCGCGCTTCTTCTTCTCCGGAGGCCGGCTCGCCATGGAGGACGTGGGAGGAGCCAACGGCGTGTTCGCCCGCCTGCGCCAGGAGCGGGAGCTGCCCGTGGGCGGCGAGCTGCGGCTGGGCCGGCAGCGCCTGGTGCTCGAGCCCATTCCGGCGGCGGCCGTGGGGCCCGGCGGCGCCCACATCTGGGGCTCGGCGGATCCCGGCTACCGGCTGCGGTTGGTGCAGATCCTCGAGGGGGGCATCCGCGGGGCGGCCTTCCCGCTCAAGGAAGGGGACAACCACCTGGGACGCGAGCACGGGGAGATCACCTTCCCCACGGACGGCTTCGTCTCCGGACGCCACGCGCTCCTGCACGTGAAGCAGGACCGGCTGCGCGTCAAGGACGTGGGCTCGTCCAACGGCACCTTCCTGCGGCTGACCGGACCCGTCTTCGTGGAGAACGGGGACCACTTCCTCATCGGCCGACAGCTGCTCCGGGTGGAGATCCAACTGGCGGCGTGA
- a CDS encoding TraR/DksA family transcriptional regulator — protein sequence MNQKDLKRYKKMLEDSKTSLLESAKKTLVEEASFDTDDLPDEIDQASSEYTQSMVFRLRDREKFLLQKIDRALGRIEDGTFGVCERCDEEISPKRLEARPVTTLCIRCKEEQEKKEKSYG from the coding sequence GTGAACCAGAAAGATCTCAAGCGTTACAAGAAGATGCTCGAGGACAGCAAGACGAGCCTGCTGGAGAGCGCCAAGAAGACGCTGGTGGAGGAGGCCAGCTTCGACACCGACGATCTCCCCGATGAGATCGATCAGGCCTCTTCCGAGTACACGCAATCGATGGTGTTCCGGTTGCGTGATCGGGAAAAGTTCTTGCTGCAGAAGATCGACCGGGCACTCGGTCGTATCGAGGATGGCACCTTCGGCGTCTGCGAGCGGTGCGACGAGGAGATCTCCCCCAAGCGGTTGGAGGCGCGGCCGGTGACGACGCTGTGCATCCGCTGCAAGGAGGAGCAGGAGAAGAAAGAGAAGTCCTACGGCTGA
- a CDS encoding DNA integrity scanning protein DisA nucleotide-binding domain protein, with translation MSETSKFDREFLRAALSLAGKGDVDHFLYISDVLIAPEDLRRQLAKRKLVYAVTTPRLAQELLANKQRALVIPAYDYSRTERVKVALVSALSQGAFSEGNLVLCMTGKLGRPPDTLMQMRIGGSLDDRLAIEGVKLGDEFNSQVVDALIQLALQIGQEGFEGHPIGTIITIGDHTSVMEKSRQMTINPFQGISEAERNVLDPKIREAIKNFSVLDGAFVIREDGVVLAAGRYLSASDEAVKIPLGLGARHAAAASITSTTKSIALVVSQTSGAVRLFKNGNIVLELHQTARRT, from the coding sequence ATGAGCGAAACCTCGAAATTCGACCGGGAGTTCCTGCGAGCCGCCCTCTCGCTCGCTGGGAAGGGTGACGTCGACCACTTCCTCTACATCAGCGACGTGCTCATCGCGCCCGAGGATCTGCGGCGGCAGCTGGCCAAGCGCAAGCTCGTCTACGCCGTCACCACCCCGCGACTCGCCCAGGAGCTGCTCGCCAACAAGCAGCGCGCGCTCGTCATCCCCGCCTACGACTACTCGCGCACCGAGCGGGTGAAGGTGGCGCTCGTGTCCGCGCTGTCCCAGGGAGCGTTCTCCGAGGGCAACCTGGTGCTGTGCATGACGGGCAAGCTCGGCCGCCCCCCGGACACGCTGATGCAGATGCGCATCGGCGGCTCGCTGGACGATCGGCTGGCCATCGAGGGAGTGAAGCTCGGGGACGAATTCAACTCCCAGGTGGTGGACGCCCTCATCCAGCTCGCGCTGCAGATCGGCCAGGAGGGCTTCGAGGGCCACCCCATCGGCACCATCATCACCATCGGCGACCACACGAGCGTGATGGAGAAGAGCCGGCAGATGACGATCAACCCCTTCCAGGGCATCTCCGAGGCCGAGCGCAACGTGCTGGATCCGAAGATCCGCGAGGCCATCAAGAACTTCTCGGTGCTCGACGGCGCGTTCGTCATCCGCGAGGACGGCGTGGTGCTGGCCGCGGGCCGCTACCTGTCGGCGTCGGACGAGGCGGTGAAGATTCCCCTCGGCCTGGGCGCGCGGCACGCCGCGGCGGCGAGCATCACCTCGACGACGAAGAGCATCGCGCTGGTGGTGAGCCAGACCTCCGGCGCGGTGCGGCTCTTCAAGAACGGCAACATCGTGCTGGAGCTGCACCAGACCGCGCGCCGCACCTGA
- a CDS encoding serine/threonine protein kinase encodes MRIARDDVPDEPLGLDLLPGAEVAGFIIEERLAAGSFGALYRARRGGKRFAIKLVPRDARGEREVDALRRVQELPVVGFLGYGLWPEEKPRFIVLALELVEGVALDTWAREFNPSTSELLTQVMLPLVSTLGLLHAAGVVHRDVKEANIVMRQKDGHPVLVDFGAAGFEGAQRLTLRLPPGTPEYRSPEVVRFAREWEGEPPPGRPGDDLWALGVTLYALLTRTLPFGDRHGSLAQAILEDAPEPPHVRNPRVPATVGELCLRLLAKEPAERPADASALELDLKTALAGADAAWDEPLFDGGRKPLPPAEPCLPLMPEPESPLAPEPRRWPVALALSALAALFLAPATPLQESTVLFPTSLVVSRHEMAKVDMTGEVVSSAGLQKSPPPALVAHATNPAEIPMRPSPKNRRLMATAAATAAICTAPACVSTPKPAPPLPAEPCPAGSEKTRERLGLGPTEDVKVWLMTYLRGKDFTSFISVKSGPVVAEPKILPLPISNVPWNTQELIPKRTIFKGQIYTRENRVYGRFTEVTLPGEKPMPICMEMDDGGLDEPGVEIYGGTRGNPKISPSALLRTMPEFRPIPSR; translated from the coding sequence ATGAGAATCGCGAGGGATGATGTGCCGGACGAGCCGCTCGGGTTGGACCTGTTGCCCGGGGCGGAGGTGGCCGGCTTCATCATCGAGGAGCGGCTGGCGGCCGGCAGCTTCGGTGCGCTGTACCGGGCCCGAAGGGGCGGCAAGCGCTTCGCCATCAAGCTGGTGCCCCGGGACGCGCGGGGCGAGCGCGAGGTGGACGCGCTGCGGCGGGTACAGGAGCTGCCCGTGGTGGGCTTCCTCGGCTATGGCCTGTGGCCCGAGGAGAAGCCGCGCTTCATCGTCCTGGCCCTGGAGTTGGTGGAGGGCGTCGCGTTGGACACCTGGGCGCGGGAGTTCAACCCGAGCACGTCCGAGCTGCTCACCCAGGTGATGCTGCCGCTGGTGTCCACGCTCGGCCTGCTGCATGCCGCGGGCGTGGTGCACCGGGACGTGAAGGAAGCCAACATCGTGATGCGCCAGAAGGACGGCCATCCGGTGCTGGTGGACTTCGGCGCGGCGGGGTTCGAGGGCGCGCAGCGGCTCACCCTGCGGCTGCCGCCGGGCACCCCCGAGTACCGCAGCCCCGAGGTGGTGCGCTTCGCCCGCGAGTGGGAGGGAGAGCCACCGCCGGGGCGGCCGGGGGACGACTTGTGGGCGCTGGGCGTCACCCTCTACGCGCTGCTCACGCGCACCCTGCCCTTCGGCGATCGCCACGGCTCCCTGGCACAAGCCATCCTCGAGGACGCACCCGAGCCTCCCCACGTGCGCAATCCGCGCGTGCCCGCGACGGTGGGCGAGCTGTGCCTGCGCCTGCTGGCGAAGGAGCCCGCGGAGCGCCCCGCCGATGCGTCCGCGCTCGAGCTCGACTTGAAGACCGCCCTCGCCGGAGCCGATGCCGCGTGGGACGAGCCCCTATTCGACGGAGGCCGCAAGCCGCTGCCTCCAGCGGAGCCCTGTCTTCCCCTCATGCCGGAGCCCGAGTCCCCCCTGGCGCCCGAGCCGCGGCGGTGGCCCGTGGCCCTCGCGTTGAGCGCGCTGGCGGCCCTGTTCCTCGCTCCCGCGACCCCACTTCAAGAGTCCACCGTGCTGTTCCCAACATCCCTGGTTGTTTCTCGCCATGAAATGGCGAAGGTCGACATGACGGGAGAAGTTGTGTCCAGCGCGGGACTTCAGAAGTCACCACCCCCCGCGCTCGTCGCCCACGCGACGAACCCTGCGGAAATACCCATGCGTCCCTCTCCGAAGAACCGTCGTCTGATGGCCACCGCCGCGGCCACTGCCGCCATCTGCACGGCTCCCGCGTGCGTGAGCACGCCGAAGCCTGCCCCTCCGCTGCCCGCCGAACCCTGCCCCGCTGGCAGCGAGAAGACCCGTGAGCGCCTGGGCCTCGGTCCGACCGAGGATGTCAAGGTGTGGTTGATGACCTACTTGAGAGGGAAAGACTTCACTTCATTCATTTCCGTGAAGTCCGGTCCGGTCGTCGCCGAACCCAAAATCCTTCCCCTCCCAATCAGCAACGTGCCCTGGAATACGCAGGAGTTGATCCCCAAGCGCACGATCTTCAAGGGGCAAATCTATACCCGGGAGAACCGTGTCTATGGTCGATTCACCGAGGTCACTCTCCCGGGCGAAAAACCCATGCCGATTTGCATGGAGATGGACGATGGCGGCCTGGATGAACCCGGTGTGGAGATATACGGAGGGACGCGCGGCAACCCCAAGATCTCTCCCTCCGCGCTGCTCAGGACCATGCCTGAATTCCGTCCGATTCCCAGCCGGTGA
- a CDS encoding DUF2381 family protein gives MLATALPLMLTLSLTQNPAPPGHMDCEEIQRIERTRTALAPHEICVSPGHMTGVVFDVPVSVELQEEFRFEEVSRGRTSIHVMPPKDMAPGERLRLSARYVDGNHQEDALTLFLVASPDQSTRQVEVFRDTRTRESFERELEQERVERQRSQQELARLRLELEQLRQKYADPRQLHWLIYSHSMTREGVRARTFKKSLIGQEGNELRVDRGVSYRSKYRIAIELWLVNSGSIPWTKIGIEARLLPHGDWPIVYSWQQAMPEVNVAFMMIIEMEAPSAWTSLECDLLLRDASGKKLSIRGIEIP, from the coding sequence GTGCTCGCGACCGCCCTGCCGCTCATGCTGACCCTCTCCTTGACACAGAACCCCGCCCCTCCTGGGCACATGGACTGTGAAGAGATTCAGCGTATCGAACGAACGAGAACAGCCCTTGCTCCCCACGAGATCTGCGTCAGCCCTGGACACATGACAGGAGTTGTCTTCGATGTACCCGTCTCGGTGGAGCTGCAAGAAGAGTTCCGCTTCGAAGAGGTCTCTCGCGGTCGCACGAGCATCCATGTCATGCCCCCCAAGGACATGGCTCCTGGCGAACGGCTTCGCTTGTCGGCTCGCTACGTGGATGGAAACCACCAGGAGGACGCCCTCACGCTGTTCCTGGTGGCGTCTCCTGACCAGTCCACCCGACAAGTCGAGGTGTTCCGCGATACGCGAACTCGCGAATCCTTCGAACGCGAATTGGAGCAGGAACGTGTGGAGAGGCAACGCAGCCAGCAAGAGCTGGCCCGATTGCGGCTCGAACTCGAGCAACTTCGTCAGAAGTACGCGGATCCCCGCCAGTTGCATTGGCTGATCTACAGCCACTCCATGACTCGAGAGGGCGTCCGTGCCCGGACTTTCAAGAAGTCACTGATTGGACAAGAGGGCAACGAACTCCGCGTCGACAGGGGGGTCAGCTATCGCTCCAAGTACCGTATAGCCATTGAACTCTGGCTGGTGAACTCGGGTTCGATCCCCTGGACCAAGATTGGTATAGAAGCACGGCTCCTCCCCCACGGGGATTGGCCGATTGTCTATTCCTGGCAGCAAGCGATGCCCGAGGTGAACGTGGCGTTCATGATGATCATCGAGATGGAAGCTCCATCCGCCTGGACATCTTTAGAATGCGATCTGCTCCTACGGGATGCCTCGGGGAAGAAACTCAGCATCAGGGGAATCGAGATTCCCTAG
- a CDS encoding head protein gives MSPARVPHLLLRAAADALRFIWANGLSYEFMDYRESLEFESPPPVVAAFKTREDADSWLASNPKPPAMAYVLISGEYHVVAYRRENDWRTFLPHPTLEFYLEEMTKDGLPPVVATFNTREEADAWFAGQSEPSAQTVIQIGGEHYLAVYYRNINHRAIFPLSIAKRLNRSGGPATRARLPGGLKRRGPPRSVTRRPPSRWWGRTRESRFP, from the coding sequence ATGAGCCCTGCGCGGGTTCCTCACTTGTTGCTTCGTGCCGCAGCCGACGCGCTTAGATTCATCTGGGCGAATGGCCTGTCATATGAATTCATGGACTATCGGGAGAGCCTCGAGTTCGAGTCGCCGCCCCCGGTGGTTGCCGCTTTCAAGACGCGGGAGGATGCGGATTCCTGGCTGGCCAGCAATCCCAAGCCGCCGGCCATGGCTTATGTCCTGATCTCGGGCGAATATCATGTGGTGGCGTATCGTCGCGAGAACGATTGGCGCACCTTCCTCCCGCATCCAACCCTTGAGTTTTATCTTGAGGAGATGACGAAAGACGGCCTCCCTCCGGTAGTGGCCACATTCAACACCCGTGAGGAGGCAGACGCTTGGTTTGCAGGTCAGTCCGAGCCGTCAGCGCAGACCGTCATTCAGATCGGGGGCGAGCACTATCTGGCGGTGTACTATCGAAACATCAATCACCGCGCCATCTTCCCCTTGTCTATCGCCAAGAGGCTAAATAGAAGCGGCGGCCCAGCAACACGCGCTCGGTTGCCGGGTGGTTTGAAACGAAGAGGACCTCCTCGCTCGGTGACGAGGAGGCCCCCTTCTCGATGGTGGGGTCGGACTAGGGAATCTCGATTCCCCTGA
- a CDS encoding pentapeptide repeat-containing protein, translating to MDSLGNIVFKDREIENERLELTDTKANYILGPSLTMRNCTLVLKVSAQRLSLKLPRFIDCTFEVKQELKNYQSWVAASLKGCRFKGRLSGCDFGYWPEYMDLPWYQHGAIEDCDFTEARLDGCRIMGSDPAALRFPKWPCFTILDPIRRARELDSVQWPGGFRPIIVEGQYRDPPCTRAVTLYAPFLAKRRETTEEAFRAVIEQFDFIVY from the coding sequence ATGGATTCGCTCGGGAACATCGTCTTCAAGGATCGGGAAATTGAAAACGAGCGGTTGGAGCTGACGGATACGAAAGCCAACTACATCCTCGGCCCTAGCCTGACGATGAGGAACTGTACCCTCGTGCTGAAGGTGTCCGCCCAGCGCCTGAGCCTCAAGCTGCCCCGTTTCATCGACTGCACCTTCGAGGTGAAGCAGGAGTTGAAGAACTACCAGAGCTGGGTGGCAGCATCCCTGAAGGGCTGCCGCTTCAAGGGGCGGCTGTCGGGGTGCGACTTTGGGTACTGGCCTGAATACATGGACCTGCCGTGGTATCAGCACGGGGCCATCGAGGACTGCGACTTCACCGAGGCCCGCCTGGATGGCTGCCGCATCATGGGCTCGGATCCTGCCGCCCTTCGTTTTCCCAAGTGGCCCTGCTTCACCATCCTGGACCCCATCAGGCGAGCCCGCGAACTCGACAGCGTCCAGTGGCCGGGGGGTTTTCGCCCCATCATCGTGGAGGGGCAGTACAGGGATCCTCCCTGCACAAGGGCCGTAACGCTCTACGCTCCGTTCCTCGCCAAGCGCCGCGAGACGACCGAGGAAGCATTCAGAGCGGTCATTGAGCAGTTCGACTTCATCGTCTACTGA
- a CDS encoding imm11 family protein → MERRFFRLGIDVDVAGRWYLGEPTLLTGQELDDVWEFCHGRPVEVRERLCVPIERLGKPLDFDTAGVGQAPIVNSRVASVFREMASNDVQLFPVEVQGQGETYYLVNVARTVRCIDDKASGEVQFYSAEDGRPERIGEYRSVIGLRIDKSKVGDARVFRPWGWPPPIIVDEEIKEALKRTGMVGGRFDEV, encoded by the coding sequence ATGGAGCGACGCTTTTTCCGGCTAGGTATTGACGTGGATGTGGCGGGGCGCTGGTACCTGGGAGAGCCTACCCTCCTCACCGGGCAGGAGTTGGATGACGTTTGGGAGTTTTGCCATGGTCGGCCCGTTGAGGTTCGAGAGAGACTGTGCGTCCCGATTGAGCGCCTCGGGAAGCCGCTGGACTTCGACACCGCCGGAGTTGGGCAGGCCCCCATCGTCAACTCGCGAGTGGCCTCTGTCTTTCGCGAGATGGCCTCCAACGATGTTCAACTCTTCCCGGTCGAGGTGCAAGGACAGGGAGAGACTTACTATCTTGTGAATGTGGCGCGGACAGTCCGGTGCATTGACGACAAGGCGAGCGGTGAAGTCCAGTTCTACAGTGCGGAAGATGGGCGGCCAGAGCGAATCGGAGAGTACCGCTCGGTTATCGGCTTGCGCATTGACAAGTCGAAGGTCGGAGATGCTCGCGTATTTCGGCCTTGGGGGTGGCCCCCACCCATCATTGTCGATGAGGAGATCAAAGAGGCCCTGAAGCGAACCGGCATGGTGGGCGGGCGATTCGACGAGGTTTGA
- a CDS encoding dihydroxyacetone kinase family protein, whose product MKKLINDPRAVVGEMLEGLVSLHPGLALLEGEAVVMRSDLPADPAARQVAVLSGGGSGHEPAHAGYVGPGMLHAAVAGDVFTSPSTDSVLAAIRAVAGPAGALLVVKNYTGDRLNFGLAAELARAEGIPTEIVIVSDDVSLRDTVEPSRRRGIAGTVLVHKVAGAASASGASLAQVAREAAAAASALGTMGVGLGACTVPAAGRPGFSLGEDEIELGLGIHGEQGVRRVPLQPANALVDTLLSSIVDDQRLVAGDRVVLLVNGLGGTPAQELAIIARRALAFLRERSLTVERAWSGEFLTALEMPGCSLSLLKVDDERLHRLDAATSAPAWPGSGRLAPARRIAPARTVPHASSATESRPADMEHVHQALLAIADAFDAAEARLTELDSAAGDGDLGISLVRGAAAIRALPPSSWTSPARALMALSEALRRAIGGSSGPFYATALLRASRRLAEHPQPDARAWAEAFQAGVEAVAELGGAGPGDRTMIDALRPAADIFSRELQAGGSPAEAWAEALLAAERGTEATARMKPRLGRASYLGERALGLPDAGAEAVVVWLRVLSRFIR is encoded by the coding sequence ATGAAGAAGCTCATCAATGATCCCCGCGCCGTCGTGGGGGAGATGCTCGAAGGTCTCGTCTCGCTCCATCCAGGGCTCGCGCTGCTCGAGGGTGAAGCCGTCGTGATGCGCTCCGACCTTCCCGCCGACCCCGCCGCGCGCCAGGTCGCCGTGCTCTCCGGAGGCGGCAGCGGACACGAGCCCGCCCACGCCGGCTACGTGGGGCCCGGCATGCTGCACGCCGCGGTCGCCGGCGACGTGTTCACCTCCCCGAGCACCGACTCGGTCCTCGCCGCCATCCGCGCCGTCGCCGGGCCCGCCGGCGCCCTCCTCGTGGTGAAGAACTACACCGGAGACCGGCTCAACTTCGGCCTCGCCGCCGAGCTGGCCCGCGCCGAGGGCATCCCCACCGAAATCGTCATCGTCTCCGACGACGTCTCCCTGCGTGACACCGTCGAGCCCTCGCGGCGCCGGGGCATCGCGGGCACCGTGCTCGTGCACAAGGTGGCGGGTGCCGCCTCCGCTTCCGGCGCCTCGCTCGCGCAGGTCGCACGCGAAGCCGCCGCCGCCGCCAGCGCGCTGGGCACCATGGGCGTGGGCCTCGGCGCCTGCACCGTGCCCGCCGCGGGCCGTCCCGGCTTCTCCCTCGGCGAGGACGAGATCGAGCTGGGGCTCGGCATCCATGGTGAACAAGGCGTCCGCCGCGTCCCCCTCCAGCCCGCCAATGCCCTGGTGGACACCCTGCTCTCCTCCATCGTCGACGATCAGCGCCTGGTCGCGGGTGACCGCGTGGTCCTGCTCGTCAACGGGCTGGGCGGCACTCCGGCCCAGGAGCTGGCGATCATCGCCCGCCGCGCCCTGGCCTTCCTGCGCGAGCGGAGCCTCACCGTGGAGCGGGCCTGGAGCGGCGAGTTCCTCACGGCCCTGGAGATGCCCGGCTGTTCCCTGTCCCTTCTGAAGGTGGACGACGAGCGGTTGCACCGGCTCGACGCGGCCACCTCCGCCCCCGCCTGGCCGGGCTCCGGACGGCTCGCTCCCGCGCGCAGGATCGCGCCCGCTCGCACCGTGCCACACGCCTCCAGTGCCACCGAGTCGCGCCCGGCGGACATGGAGCACGTCCACCAGGCGCTCCTCGCCATCGCCGATGCGTTCGACGCCGCCGAGGCGCGGCTGACGGAGCTCGACAGCGCGGCGGGGGATGGAGATCTCGGCATCAGCCTCGTGCGGGGCGCGGCGGCGATCCGGGCCCTGCCCCCGTCCTCCTGGACGAGCCCCGCGCGGGCCCTGATGGCGCTCAGCGAGGCCCTGCGCCGCGCCATCGGTGGCAGTTCGGGGCCCTTCTACGCCACCGCCCTGCTGCGCGCCTCCCGTCGGCTGGCGGAGCATCCCCAGCCCGATGCCCGCGCCTGGGCCGAGGCCTTCCAGGCGGGAGTCGAGGCGGTGGCCGAGCTCGGCGGCGCCGGTCCGGGAGATCGCACGATGATCGATGCCCTGCGCCCCGCCGCGGACATCTTCTCCCGGGAGCTCCAGGCCGGAGGCTCGCCCGCCGAGGCCTGGGCGGAGGCCCTCCTCGCCGCCGAGCGGGGAACCGAGGCCACGGCGCGGATGAAGCCCCGGCTGGGGCGTGCCAGCTACCTCGGCGAGCGCGCCCTCGGTCTGCCCGACGCGGGCGCGGAGGCGGTGGTCGTCTGGCTCCGGGTCCTCTCCCGCTTCATCCGGTGA
- a CDS encoding PspA/IM30 family protein, with product MFFDWLRKKTPKKPARGVDPLAAFDQLIEDLERQGAEVRKSAATLLALKGELSRSQERYARRLEELVRRKAVADTQGDAKISQTLERDRVQAESLLNTTRESLLRAEQDGQLLLEAAADLGNRVAELRTERESASARLAVGGLVSSALRERVERFEKVLAVDAARDEIERAHALAEIYREEREESGKQE from the coding sequence ATGTTCTTCGACTGGTTGCGCAAGAAGACTCCCAAGAAGCCCGCGCGCGGGGTGGATCCCCTCGCGGCCTTCGATCAGCTCATCGAGGATCTGGAGCGGCAGGGCGCGGAGGTGCGCAAGTCGGCCGCCACGCTGCTGGCCCTCAAGGGCGAGCTGTCCCGCTCCCAGGAGCGCTATGCCCGGCGGCTGGAGGAACTCGTCCGGCGCAAGGCCGTCGCGGACACCCAGGGGGACGCGAAGATCTCCCAGACGCTCGAGCGCGATCGCGTCCAGGCCGAGTCCCTGCTGAACACCACGCGCGAGTCGCTCCTCCGGGCCGAGCAGGACGGCCAGTTGCTGCTGGAGGCCGCCGCGGACCTGGGCAACCGGGTGGCCGAGCTGCGCACCGAGCGGGAAAGCGCCTCCGCGCGGCTCGCCGTGGGCGGACTGGTGTCCAGCGCCCTGCGCGAGCGGGTGGAGCGCTTCGAGAAGGTGCTCGCGGTGGACGCGGCCCGGGATGAGATCGAACGGGCCCACGCGCTCGCGGAGATCTACCGCGAGGAGCGCGAGGAGTCCGGCAAGCAGGAGTGA